The Cygnus olor isolate bCygOlo1 chromosome 18, bCygOlo1.pri.v2, whole genome shotgun sequence genome includes a window with the following:
- the LOC121057143 gene encoding ketosamine-3-kinase, which yields MEAALKRELGTTVLRATGHSGGGCISQGQSYETDSGRVYVKSNAKPEARRMFEGEMASLEAILKTQTIKVPKPIKVIELPGVSTLFVMEHLEMRGLNRHSSKLGTQLADLHLHNQQLGEKLKKEESTVGKGQGQMEVQFVDQFGFHTVTCCGYLPQVNDWQTDWVTFFAKQRIQPQMDMIEKNSGDREARELWAQLQLKIPSLFCDVEIVPALLHGDLWGGNVAEDDSGPIIFDPASFYGHSEYELAIAGMFGGFTSSFYSAYHSKIPKAPGFEKRLKLYQLFHYMNHWNHFGTGYRGSSLNIMRNLVK from the exons ATGGAGGCCGCACTGAAGCGGGAGCTAGGCACCACCGTGCTGCGGGCAACCGGGCACTCGGGCGGCGGCTGCATCAGCCAGGGCCAGAGCTACGAGACGGACAGCGGGCGGGTGTACGTGAAGAGCAACGCCAAGCCGGAG GCTAGAAGAATGTTTGAGGGAGAAATGGCAAGTTTAGAAGCCATCTTGAAAACGCAGACAATAAAAGTGCCTAAACCCATCAAAGTTATAGAACTGCCTGGGGTCAGTACTCTGTTTGTGATGGAACATTTGGAAATGAGAGGCTTAAACAG aCATTCATCAAAGCTTGGAACACAGCTGGCTGATCTCCACCTTCATAACCAGCAACTTggagagaagctgaagaaagaagagagcaCAGTTG GTAAAGGTCAAGGGCAAATGGAAGTCCAGTTTGTGGATCAATTTGGCTTTCATACAGTTACCTGCTGTGGCTATCTTCCACAG GTGAATGACTGGCAGACTGACTGGGTGACTTTCTTTGCCAAGCAAAGAATCCAGCCCCAGATGGACATGATTGAAAAGAATTCAGGAGACAGGGAAGCAAGAGAACTTTGGGCACAACTTCAG ttgAAGATACCCAGTTTGTTCTGTGATGTAGAAATTGTTCCTGCTCTCCTGCATGGAGATCTCTGGGGAGGAAATGTAGCAGAGGATGATTCTGGTCCAATTATCTTCGACCCAGCTTCTTTCTATGGCCATTCAGAGTATGAGCTTGCAATAGCAGGGATGTTTGGTGGCTTCACTAGCTCTTTTTACTCTGCTTATCACAGTAAAATTCCCAAAGCTCCAGGGTTTGAGAAGCGTCTAAAGCTTTATCAGCTTTTTCACTACATGAACCATTGGAACCATTTTGGTACAGGGTACAGAGGGTCTTCTCTAAACATTATGAGAAATCTGGTCAAGTGA